In Prunus dulcis chromosome 2, ALMONDv2, whole genome shotgun sequence, a single genomic region encodes these proteins:
- the LOC117617984 gene encoding putative disease resistance RPP13-like protein 1 has product MALVGEAFLSASVQVLCEKIGSREFRDLFRGKKLDESLVKKLKITLLSLNAVLNDAEEKQFTNTYVKEWLDELQDAVFDADDLLDEVNAEVLRCKVEAEYRTVKTQVWNFLSTSLNPFYQGMNARIQELFDRLEHLAKQKDFLGLREGVVGRKVSQRTPTTSLVDESCVYGRDGDKEKLMKLLLSDDASDKDVSVITIVGMGGVGKTTLAQLLYNDEKVKEHFNLRTWAYVSEAFDVTRVTKTLLESVSSKAYDNKDLSFLQVELGQQIKGKKFLFVLDDLWNENYGDLSLLQRPFASGASGSWVIVTTRNESVAARIRTVPIHFLEQLSNEDCWLLLSKHAFENGNSSAHLELEEVGKKIASKCNGLPLAAETLGGLLRFNTNFGEWNSILNSNIWELPPEKCNTIPALRLSYYYLPTHLKRCFAYCSIFPKGYKFQKEDIVLLWVAESLIPQAESEKRMEELTKKYFDDLLSRSFFQRSRYEESKFTMHDLINDLAMSVARESCLRWEGGESHEVLKRVRHLSYASGQFDCAVKFEPLYEVKHLRSFLPLGRERLTGYISKRVLHKSLPNLTCLRMLKLSNYGNIVELPNSIGNLIHLRHLDLSNTAIKRLPATICTLYSLQTLLLVGCESLFELPADMRKLINLRHLDCSGTQIEEMPVKMSRLKSLRTLTTFVVGKSTGSTIGELGELSHLGGKLSILKLDNVVDGRDALQANLKNKQDLKDLELAWGSKEADHSEKLRDVLDKLQPGMNLEKLTIKHYGGTSFPNWLGHSALNKIKVLRLEGCRYCFELPPLGQLPSLKELNICRMEFLRTLGPEFYGQPFQPFQSLEMMEFREMAEWEEWVPSGSEGPNFPRLRRLILSRCPKLRGSLPCDLPCLKELSVKGCGVLHDQRATATTSTSTSLNYNSLEELEIEDGCQTGLLSLLETKLLSRLYVRRFNDIQCLPNINRLQSLSLWRCPRLLSFPEDGLPTSLTSLEINSCRRLEFLPHEMLAQLTALDSLTLWNSCDSMRSFPLGIFPKLTTLDIRNCENLESLCLIEEEGAVENLSHLNNLNIEGCPNLVCFPQGGLPTPNLTQLCFSRCEKLKSLPERIHTLTALRLLDIRDLPNLESIADDGGLPPNLRYFTIENCERLRASSSSVGDYCNWGLQALVALKFLKIGGRGSDEILETLLRQQLLPTTLQSLHIKELSTLKSLDGRGLAHLTFLRSLSIGRCDSLEFLPGEALQHLTSLQELYISKCPSLQFLPEEGMPPSLSYLHIYKCSGLEKMYQNKTRQDHWASISHIPCIRINDEVII; this is encoded by the coding sequence ATGGCTTTGGTTGGAGAGGCTTTTCTCTCTGCTTCCGTGCAGGTGCTGTGCGAGAAGATTGGTTCTCGTGAGTTCAGGGACTTGTTCCGGGGAAAGAAACTGGACGAGTCGCTTGTAAAGAAACTGAAGATAACGCTATTGAGCCTCAATGCAGTGCTTAATGACGCGGAGGAGAAGCAGTTCACTAACACTTACGTCAAAGAGTGGCTTGATGAGCTTCAAGATGCTGTCTTTGATGCAGATGACCTTTTGGATGAGGTCAATGCTGAAGTTCTGCGATGCAAGGTGGAAGCTGAATATCGAACCGTCAAAACTCAGGTGTGGAACTTCCTCTCTACTTCTCTTAATCCTTTTTATCAAGGCATGAATGCTAGGATTCAAGAGTTGTTTGATAGATTAGAACACCTCGCAAAACAAAAGGATTTCCTTGGGCTGAGAGAAGGTGTTGTTGGGAGGAAGGTTTCTCAAAGAACTCCAACAACTTCCTTGGTGGATGAATCTTGTGTGTACGGTAGGGATGGAGATAAAGAAAAGCTGATGAAACTGTTGTTATCTGATGATGCAAGCGACAAGGATGTCTCCGTCATCACCATAGTGGGAATGGGCGGGGTTGGCAAGACAACCCTCGCTCAGCTCCTTTATAATGATGAAAAAGTGAAAGAGCATTTTAATCTTAGAACCTGGGCTTATGTTTCGGAAGCTTTTGATGTTACTAGGGTAACTAAGACCCTACTTGAGTCAGTCAGTTCAAAAGCTTACGATAATAAAGACCTGAGTTTTCTTCAAGTTGAGCTAGGACAACAAATAAAGGGCAAGAAATTTCTGTTTGTGTTGGATGACCTTTGGAATGAGAACTATGGTGATTTGAGTCTCTTGCAACGTCCTTTTGCATCCGGGGCAAGTGGAAGTTGGGTCATTGTGACAACACGTAACGAAAGTGTTGCAGCTCGCATACGCACCGTTCCAATTCACTTTTTGGAACAGCTGTCCAATGAGGATTGTTGGTTGTTACTTTCAAAACATGCCTTCGAAAATGGAAACTCAAGTGCACATCTAGAGCTGGAAGAAGTTGGTAAGAAAATTGCTTCTAAGTGCAACGGTTTACCATTAGCTGCAGAGACACTTGGAGGCCTCTTACGTTTCAACACAAATTTTGGGGAATGGAATAGCATACTAAATAGCAATATTTGGGAGTTGCCTCCTGAAAAATGTAATACAATTCCAGCTCTAAGATTGAGTTACTATTATCTCCCAACTCATTTAAAACGATGTTTTGCTTATTGCTCAATTTTTCCGAAGGGCTATAAATTCCAAAAGGAAGATATTGTTCTACTGTGGGTAGCAGAAAGTTTAATTCCACAAGCTGAGAGTGAGAAAAGAATGGAAGAGCTCACTAAGAAATACTTTGATGACCTATTATCACGATCATTTTTTCAAAGATCAAGATATGAGGAATCAAAGTTCACAATGCATGATCTCATCAATGACTTAGCTATGTCTGTGGCTAGGGAATCCTGTTTGAGATGGGAAGGGGGCGAATCACATGAAGTTTTGAAAAGAGTTCGGCATTTGTCGTATGCTAGTGGACAATTTGATTGTGCTGTGAAATTTGAGCCATTATATGAGGTTAAGCATTTGCGAAGCTTCCTACCTCTTGGAAGAGAAAGGCTTACAGGTTATATAAGTAAAAGGGTTTTACATAAGTCATTGCCAAATTTAACATGTTTACGGATGCTAAAATTGTCAAACTATGGTAATATTGTTGAGTTACCCAATTCTATTGGTAATCTCATTCATTTGCGCCACTTGGATCTCTCTAATACTGCAATCAAAAGGTTGCCTGCCACAATTTGCACTCTCTATAGTCTACAAACATTACTATTGGTAGGTTGTGAGTCTCTTTTTGAATTGCCTGCAGACATGAGAAAATTGATTAACTTGAGGCATCTTGATTGTAGTGGAACTCAAATTGAAGAGATGCCAGTGAAAATGAGTAGACTAAAAAGTTTGAGAACATTGACTACTTTTGTTGTGGGGAAATCTACTGGATCGACTATTGGCGAATTGGGGGAGTTGTCCCATCTTGGAGgaaaactttcaattttgaagCTTGATAACGTGGTTGATGGTAGGGATGCCTTGCAAGCtaatttgaagaacaaacaAGATCTCAAGGATTTAGAGTTGGCATGGGGCTCCAAAGAAGCCGATCATTCCGAAAAGTTGAGAGATGTACTTGACAAGCTCCAACCTGGCATGAATTTGGAGAAATTGACCATCAAACATTATGGTGGGACCAGCTTCCCAAACTGGTTGGGACACTCTGccctcaataaaataaaagttttgcGCCTCGAAGGTTGTCGTTATTGTTTCGAGTTGCCACCGCTTGGACAGCTACCTTCTCTTAAGGAGCTCAACATATGTAGGATGGAATTTCTTAGGACGTTAGGTCCTGAGTTCTATGGTCAGCCATTTCAGCCATTTCAATCGCTGGAGATGATGGAGTTTAGGGAGATGGCAGAGTGGGAGGAATGGGTACCAAGTGGAAGTGAAGGTCCAAACTTTCCTCGTCTGCGGAGGTTGATTCTAAGTAGGTGTCCAAAGCTGAGAGGAAGCTTGCCTTGTGATCTGCCTTGCTTGAAGGAGCTTAGCGTGAAAGGGTGTGGGGTTTTACATGATCAAAGGGCCACTGCTACCACTAGTACTAGTACTAGTCTCAACTACAATTCTCTTGAAGAATTGGAAATAGAAGATGGATGCCAAACAGGACTGTTATCATTACTAGAGACAAAGCTCCTGTCCCGACTTTATGTTAGACGTTTTAATGACATACAGTGCTTGCCCAACATCAATCGTCTTCAAAGTTTGAGTCTCTGGCGTTGTCCAAGGCTATTGTCGTTCCCTGAAGATGGCCTACCCACTTCGTTGACCTCACTTGAGATTAACAGTTGTAGGAGATTAGAATTCCTACCTCATGAGATGTTGGCCCAATTAACAGCGCTCGACTCTTTGACGCTATGGAATAGCTGTGATTCAATGAGGTCCTTCCCCTTGGGCATTTTTCCCAAATTGACGACACTTGATATTCGCAATTGTGAGAATCTGGAATCGCTTTGCttgattgaagaagaaggagcGGTCGAGAATCTCAGTCATctcaataatttaaatattgaaGGCTGTCCAAATTTGGTGTGTTTTCCCCAGGGAGGATTGCCCACTCCCAACCTGACTCAATTGTGTTTCAGCAGATGCGAGAAGTTGAAGTCATTACCTGAACGCATTCACACCCTCACAGCCCTAAGATTATTAGATATAAGGGATCTTCCAAATCTGGAATCAATTGCAGATGATGGGGGTTTGCCTCCCAACCTCCGATATTTTACAATTGAGAATTGTGAGAGACTGAGGGCTTCATCTTCATCAGTGGGAGACTACTGTAACTGGGGTTTGCAAGCACTAGTCGCCCTTAAATTCCTTAAAATTGGTGGCAGGGGAAGTGATGAAATCTTGGAGACGTTGCTCAGGCAACAACTGCTCCCTACCACTCTTCAGAGTCTCCACATCAAGGAACTTTCGACTCTGAAATCTTTGGATGGAAGGGGACTTGCACACCTTACTTTTCTTCGAAGTCTATCTATTGGTAGGTGTGACAGTCTGGAATTCCTGCCAGGAGAGGCACTTCAACACCTCACTTCTCTTCAAGAGCTATATATTTCCAAATGTCCGAGTCTCCAATTCCTGCCAGAAGAGGGTATGCCGCCATCTCTTTCTTATCTGCATATCTACAAATGCTCTGGCCTAGAGAAAATGTATCAGAATAAGACGAGACAAGATCATTGGGCCAGCATATCTCACATTCCATGCATCCGGATAAATGACGAAGTGATCATATGA